One part of the Arabidopsis thaliana chromosome 1 sequence genome encodes these proteins:
- the DPMS3 gene encoding dolichol-phosphate mannosyltransferase-like protein (dolichol-phosphate mannosyltransferase-related; FUNCTIONS IN: molecular_function unknown; INVOLVED IN: biological_process unknown; LOCATED IN: endomembrane system; EXPRESSED IN: 24 plant structures; EXPRESSED DURING: 15 growth stages; CONTAINS InterPro DOMAIN/s: Dolichol-phosphate mannosyltransferase subunit 3 (InterPro:IPR013174); Has 82 Blast hits to 81 proteins in 36 species: Archae - 0; Bacteria - 0; Metazoa - 30; Fungi - 13; Plants - 38; Viruses - 0; Other Eukaryotes - 1 (source: NCBI BLink).), with product MKHIVKILSLLVAISAFWIGLLQAAIIPRSHTWLLPIYFVVSLGCYGLLMVGVGLMQFPTCPQEAVLLQKDIAEAKDFFKHKGVDVGSN from the exons ATGAAGCATATAGTAAAGATCTTGAGCCTGTTGGTGGCTATCTCTGCCTTCTGGATTGGTCTTTTGCAGGCTGCAATTATTCCTCGAAGCCATACATGGTTG CTACCGATCTACTTTGTTGTATCCCTCGGATGCTATGGCCTATTAATGGTTGGAGTCGGGCTCATGCAGTTTCCTACTTGCCCCCAAGAAGCAGTTCTGCTGCAGAAG GATATTGCAGAGGCTAAGGACTTCTTCAAGCACAAAGGGGTAGATGTTGGATCGAATTGA
- the DPMS3 gene encoding dolichol-phosphate mannosyltransferase-like protein (dolichol-phosphate mannosyltransferase-related; FUNCTIONS IN: molecular_function unknown; INVOLVED IN: biological_process unknown; LOCATED IN: endomembrane system; EXPRESSED IN: 24 plant structures; EXPRESSED DURING: 15 growth stages; CONTAINS InterPro DOMAIN/s: Dolichol-phosphate mannosyltransferase subunit 3 (InterPro:IPR013174).): MKHIVKILSLLVAISAFWIGLLQAAIIPRSHTWLLPIYFVVSLGCYGLLMVGVGLMQFPTCPQEAVLLQKRLRTSSSTKG; encoded by the exons ATGAAGCATATAGTAAAGATCTTGAGCCTGTTGGTGGCTATCTCTGCCTTCTGGATTGGTCTTTTGCAGGCTGCAATTATTCCTCGAAGCCATACATGGTTG CTACCGATCTACTTTGTTGTATCCCTCGGATGCTATGGCCTATTAATGGTTGGAGTCGGGCTCATGCAGTTTCCTACTTGCCCCCAAGAAGCAGTTCTGCTGCAGAAG AGGCTAAGGACTTCTTCAAGCACAAAGGGGTAG
- a CDS encoding plant mobile domain protein (BEST Arabidopsis thaliana protein match is: Plant mobile domain protein family (TAIR:AT1G50790.1); Has 20 Blast hits to 16 proteins in 2 species: Archae - 0; Bacteria - 0; Metazoa - 0; Fungi - 0; Plants - 20; Viruses - 0; Other Eukaryotes - 0 (source: NCBI BLink).) produces MKQRRKMLMEGSMHEKFASGCTNGDETRKAYKHKVLKSSDESNIHIAVGDGNEGQDCCLLHDDSIRSEETMKSNEQYSEKGNNDFGEGDVDNNDKTDKRFQELNVLALSIEERILKA; encoded by the exons ATGAAGCAGAGAAGGAAGATGCTGATGGAAGGATCAATGCATGAGAAG TTTGCTTCTGGATGCACGAATGGagatgaaacaagaaaagcaTATAAGCATAAGGTTCTGAAGTCATCTGATGAGTCAAACATTCACATCGCTGTAGGGGATGGAAATGAGGGACAGgattgttgtttgcttcatgaTGATAGCATCAGAAGTGAAGAAACTATGAAATCCAATGAGCAGTACTCTGAAAAGGGAAACAATGATTTTGGTGAAGGTGATGTTGATAACAATGACAAGACTGATAAGAGATTTCAAGAGCTGAATGTGCTAGCATTGTCGATAGAGGAGCGTATTCTTAAGGCATAA
- a CDS encoding MADS-box transcription factor family protein (MADS-box transcription factor family protein; FUNCTIONS IN: DNA binding, sequence-specific DNA binding transcription factor activity; INVOLVED IN: regulation of transcription, DNA-dependent; LOCATED IN: nucleus; CONTAINS InterPro DOMAIN/s: Transcription factor, MADS-box (InterPro:IPR002100); BEST Arabidopsis thaliana protein match is: 2Fe-2S ferredoxin-like superfamily protein (TAIR:AT1G50780.1); Has 448 Blast hits to 448 proteins in 59 species: Archae - 0; Bacteria - 2; Metazoa - 15; Fungi - 30; Plants - 389; Viruses - 0; Other Eukaryotes - 12 (source: NCBI BLink).), whose amino-acid sequence MQSSNVTDCTMRKRGTKRKIEIEKRMTKQQRSVACSKRRPTLFSKAADLCLLSGANIAVFVTSPDENSDVVYSFSGYSHASEIVDCYLNNKSPPKTTINPESAKFWWEEPDLYRDCDDLSELRIIEDRLMRTKKHLMDYLEKKEKSHSVSKSDQNPNNDSGSSSSSSQIASDFGQNPSTLSPSSLKIVSFDQNSYSSLEPSSQVTTCFDQNPVFSVGSESSSDQSRYLVNEDSGFVDGLLCETEEENNGMRLPQETQTQPMFTEEDQSFWENLDVDDVFGLFKDDNNLEVPLQDHSSTNEDDELLIDISEYLSEEAMECPCFS is encoded by the coding sequence aTGCAGTCGTCGAACGTAACTGATTGCACAATGAGGAAAAgaggaacaaaaagaaagattgaaattGAGAAACGCATGACTAAACAACAACGATCCGTCGCTTGCAGCAAACGCCGTCCCACACTCTTCTCCAAAGCGGCTGATCTTTGCCTTCTCTCCGGAGCCAACATAGCCGTTTTTGTAACTTCTCCTGACGAGAACTCCGATGTCGTTTATTCATTCTCGGGCTACTCTCATGCCTCTGAAATTGTTGACTGTTACCTCAACAACAAGTCTCCTCCCAAGACTACTATTAACCCTGAATCAGCCAAGTTTTGGTGGGAAGAGCCCGATCTTTACCGTGATTGTGACGATCTGTCTGAGTTAAGAATCATCGAAGATCGTTTGATGAGAACGAAGAAGCATCTCATGGATTatcttgagaagaaagaaaaatcacacTCTGTTTCTAAATCCgatcaaaaccctaacaaCGACAGtgggtcttcttcttcgtcttctcaaATTGCTTCTGATTTTGGTCAAAACCCTAGTACCTTGTCTCCGTCTTCcttaaaaattgtttcttttgatcaGAACTCTTACTCCTCACTTGAGCCTTCGTCACAAGTTACTACTTGTTTTGATCAAAACCCTGTTTTCTCTGTTGGCAGCGAGTCATCATCTGATCAATCTCGTTACTTGGTGAATGAAGATTCTGGATTTGTTGACGGCCTCTTAtgtgaaacagaggaagagaataACGGAATGCGTCTTCCCcaagaaacacaaacacaaccgATGTTCACAGAGGAGGATCAGAGCTTTTGGGAAAACCTAGATGTCGACGACGTGTTTGGTCTTTTTAAGGACGACAACAATCTTGAGGTTCCTCTTCAAGATCATTCCTCAACCAACGAAGACGACGAGTTATTGATCGACATAAGTGAATACTTAAGCGAAGAAGCAATGGAATGCCCATGTTTTAGTTAG
- a CDS encoding signal recognition particle 19 kDa protein, putative / SRP19, with protein sequence MDSGTINIKKWVVIYPVYINSKKTVAEGRRISVSKSCENPNCIEISDCCKHLKLPSAVEIDKAYPRDFMQVGRVRVQLKREDGTLLNPAITSRKHLMQKIAELVPRHPERVKKQEAQKAKKQEPQATTSTSGTSSKSGKGGKKKR encoded by the exons ATGGATAGTGGAACGATAAACATTAAGAAATGGGTAGTGATATATCCAGTCTATATTAACTCAAAGAAAACTGTAGCTGAGGGAAGAAGAATCAGTGTGAGTAAGTCATGTGAGAACCCGAATTGCATCGAGATTAGTGATTGTTGCAAGCATTTGAAACTCCCTAGTGCCGTCGAg ATTGACAAAGCATACCCGCGAGATTTCATGCAAGTAGGGAGAGTGAGGGTGCaattgaaaagagaagatggtACTTTACTCAATCCAGCCATTACTTCAA GGAAGCATCTGATGCAGAAAATTGCAGAGTTGGTACCAAGACATCCAGAGAGAGTAAAGAAGCAGGAAGCTCAGAAAGCGAAGAAGCAGGAACCTCAGGCCACAACTTCAACCTCTGGAACTTCTTCAAAGTCAGGCAAAGGtggcaagaagaagagataa
- a CDS encoding proteasome assembly chaperone (unknown protein; Has 78 Blast hits to 78 proteins in 34 species: Archae - 0; Bacteria - 0; Metazoa - 30; Fungi - 0; Plants - 48; Viruses - 0; Other Eukaryotes - 0 (source: NCBI BLink).), translating to METEYDQVLRSVAQVNIADQIGESDDVERDGNGVKVSCFTEVFDDVTIQFQIIRLAKQIYVWVGCNSAKFGSLYAAASTRPSNTVSVTSVLGGTSDNTGSGIARRLVLKTGLNIILACNIPKNNPLLEAKAEKVLIRKLIDLGYTMSKPVRAT from the exons ATGGAGACTGAATACGACCAAGTTCTTCGATCCGTTGCTCAGGTGAACATCGCCGACCAAATCGGAGAATCCGACGACGTAGAAAGAGACGGAAACGGCGTAAAAGTTTCGTGCTTCACTGAAGTTTTCGATGATGTTACTATCCAGTTCCAGATCATCCGTCTCGCGAAACAG ATTTACGTATGGGTCGGTTGCAATTCCGCCAAATTTGGGAGTTTGTACGCAGCCGCTTCAACACGACCG AGCAATACAGTGAGTGTTACATCGGTACTTGGTGGAACATCTGATAACACTGGATCTGGCATTGCGCGTAGATTAG TGTTGAAGACTGGTCTCAATATAATACTGGCTTGCAACATCCCTAAAAACAATCCCTTGCTTGAG GCAAAAGCTGAGAAAGTGTTGATTAGAAAGCTGATTGATCTTGGTTACACAATGTCAAAACCTGTAAGAGCAACATAA
- the emb2191 gene encoding Cytidine/deoxycytidylate deaminase family protein (embryo defective 2191 (emb2191); FUNCTIONS IN: hydrolase activity, zinc ion binding, catalytic activity; INVOLVED IN: embryo development ending in seed dormancy; LOCATED IN: cellular_component unknown; CONTAINS InterPro DOMAIN/s: APOBEC/CMP deaminase, zinc-binding (InterPro:IPR016192), CMP/dCMP deaminase, zinc-binding (InterPro:IPR002125), Cytidine deaminase-like (InterPro:IPR016193); BEST Arabidopsis thaliana protein match is: tRNA arginine adenosine deaminase (TAIR:AT1G68720.1); Has 7475 Blast hits to 7473 proteins in 2425 species: Archae - 62; Bacteria - 5225; Metazoa - 126; Fungi - 224; Plants - 142; Viruses - 0; Other Eukaryotes - 1696 (source: NCBI BLink).), producing the protein MEEDHCEDSHNYMGFALHQAKLALEALEVPVGCVFLEDGKVIASGRNRTNETRNATRHAEMEAIDQLVGQWQKDGLSPSQVAEKFSKCVLYVTCEPCIMCASALSFLGIKEVYYGCPNDKFGGCGSILSLHLGSEEAQRGKGYKCRGGIMAEEAVSLFKCFYEQGNPNAPKPHRPVVQRERT; encoded by the exons ATGGAAGAGGACCATTGTGAGGATTCTCATAATTATATGGGTTTTGCTCTGCATCAG GCTAAACTTGCTCTGGAGGCTCTTGAAGTTCCCGTGGG ATGTGTTTTTCTTGAGGACGGTAAGGTCATTGCTTCAGGGCGAAACCGAACAAATGAGACACGCAAT GCCACAAGACATGCAGAGATGGAAGCAATTGATCAGCTTGTCGGACAGTGGCAGAAAGATGGACTCTCACCTTCACAAGTCGCTGAGAAATTCTCGAAATGTGTTCTTTATGTAACATGTGAACCTTGCATAATGTGTGCATCGGCCTTATCGTTTCTCG GTATCAAGGAAGTGTATTATGGATGTCCAAATGATAAATTTGGGGGATGTGGTTCCATTTTGTCGCTTCACTTAGGTAGTGAGGAAGCTCAAAGAGGAAAAGGATACAAGTGCAGAGGAGGAATAATGGCAGAAGAAGCTGTCTCTCTTTTCAAATGTTTCTATGAGCAAGGCAATCCCAACG CTCCAAAGCCACACCGCCCTGTTGTTCAAAGAGAGAGGACTTGA
- the emb2191 gene encoding Cytidine/deoxycytidylate deaminase family protein, with amino-acid sequence MSYRITNAFSFWFVWTRCVFLEDGKVIASGRNRTNETRNATRHAEMEAIDQLVGQWQKDGLSPSQVAEKFSKCVLYVTCEPCIMCASALSFLGIKEVYYGCPNDKFGGCGSILSLHLGSEEAQRGKGYKCRGGIMAEEAVSLFKCFYEQGNPNAPKPHRPVVQRERT; translated from the exons ATGTCATATAGGATAACTAATGCGTTTTCTTTCTGGTTTGTGTGGACCAGATGTGTTTTTCTTGAGGACGGTAAGGTCATTGCTTCAGGGCGAAACCGAACAAATGAGACACGCAAT GCCACAAGACATGCAGAGATGGAAGCAATTGATCAGCTTGTCGGACAGTGGCAGAAAGATGGACTCTCACCTTCACAAGTCGCTGAGAAATTCTCGAAATGTGTTCTTTATGTAACATGTGAACCTTGCATAATGTGTGCATCGGCCTTATCGTTTCTCG GTATCAAGGAAGTGTATTATGGATGTCCAAATGATAAATTTGGGGGATGTGGTTCCATTTTGTCGCTTCACTTAGGTAGTGAGGAAGCTCAAAGAGGAAAAGGATACAAGTGCAGAGGAGGAATAATGGCAGAAGAAGCTGTCTCTCTTTTCAAATGTTTCTATGAGCAAGGCAATCCCAACG CTCCAAAGCCACACCGCCCTGTTGTTCAAAGAGAGAGGACTTGA
- a CDS encoding target of trans acting-siR480/255 protein translates to MALPPYDPNFKFAFSLGTIAKHQDYDESASAAVVALDLISSARFALKLDSVYTEYSAKYVVDNAAGSHSGRKLTVKDCLEFALNKGGIPKAEDWPRLGSVITPPSSYKPDLVSMKGQVIEPQTIEEACDMVVDQPVGAKLHVFKPHIELQQDGIYCGTSGEPASYVGLRDAIIVGVEKIQGKSIGTVKVWYKKFIFLKVAMSRWFQLYSPDGTHTGIKRTDYLVDFCVPRLSMD, encoded by the exons ATGGCACTCCCACCCTATGATCCCAATTTCAAATTTGCATTCTCTCTTGGCACGATTGCGAAACACCAAGATTACG ATGAATCTGCTTCTGCTGCTGTTGTAGCGCTTGATCTGATAAGCTCTGCACGGTTTGCACTTAAGCTGGATAGTGTCTATACTGAGTACTCTGCTAAGTATGTGGTGGACAATGCTGCTGGCTCACACAGTGGGCGCAAGCTCACTGTCAAAGACTGTCTTGAGTTTGCCTTAAACAAAGGCGGCATACCGAAAGCAGAAGATTGGCCACGCTTGGGATCTGTGATAACGCCCCCATCATCGTATAAACCTGATCTCGTTTCGATGAAAGGACAAGTGATTGAGCCTCAGACTATTGAGGAAGCATGTGACATGGTGGTGGATCAACCAGTAGGAGCAAAATTGCATGTGTTCAAGCCACACATTGAACTTCAACAAGAC GGCATTTACTGTGGCACGTCAGGTGAGCCAGCCAGCTATGTCGGACTTAGAGATGCCATCATCGTTGGAGTCGAGAAGATCCAAGGGAAGTCTATTGGAACTGTGAAGGTATGGTACAAGAAGTTCATATTTCTGAAAGTGGCTATGAGCAGGTGGTTTCAGTTATACTCTCCGGATGGCACACACACGGGCATAAAGCGAACAGATTACcttgttgatttttgtgtCCCACGCCTATCCATGGATTAA
- a CDS encoding target of trans acting-siR480/255 protein, with the protein MALPPYDPNFKFAFSLGTIAKHQDYDESASAAVVALDLISSARFALKLDSVYTEYSAKYVVDNAAGSHSGRKLTVKDCLEFALNKGGIPKAEDWPRLGSVITPPSSYKPDLVSMKGQVIEPQTIEEACDMVVDQPVGAKLHVFKPHIELQQDASAITGIYCGTSGEPASYVGLRDAIIVGVEKIQGKSIGTVKVWYKKFIFLKVAMSRWFQLYSPDGTHTGIKRTDYLVDFCVPRLSMD; encoded by the exons ATGGCACTCCCACCCTATGATCCCAATTTCAAATTTGCATTCTCTCTTGGCACGATTGCGAAACACCAAGATTACG ATGAATCTGCTTCTGCTGCTGTTGTAGCGCTTGATCTGATAAGCTCTGCACGGTTTGCACTTAAGCTGGATAGTGTCTATACTGAGTACTCTGCTAAGTATGTGGTGGACAATGCTGCTGGCTCACACAGTGGGCGCAAGCTCACTGTCAAAGACTGTCTTGAGTTTGCCTTAAACAAAGGCGGCATACCGAAAGCAGAAGATTGGCCACGCTTGGGATCTGTGATAACGCCCCCATCATCGTATAAACCTGATCTCGTTTCGATGAAAGGACAAGTGATTGAGCCTCAGACTATTGAGGAAGCATGTGACATGGTGGTGGATCAACCAGTAGGAGCAAAATTGCATGTGTTCAAGCCACACATTGAACTTCAACAAGACGCAAGTGCTATAACT GGCATTTACTGTGGCACGTCAGGTGAGCCAGCCAGCTATGTCGGACTTAGAGATGCCATCATCGTTGGAGTCGAGAAGATCCAAGGGAAGTCTATTGGAACTGTGAAGGTATGGTACAAGAAGTTCATATTTCTGAAAGTGGCTATGAGCAGGTGGTTTCAGTTATACTCTCCGGATGGCACACACACGGGCATAAAGCGAACAGATTACcttgttgatttttgtgtCCCACGCCTATCCATGGATTAA
- a CDS encoding Galactose oxidase/kelch repeat superfamily protein (Galactose oxidase/kelch repeat superfamily protein; CONTAINS InterPro DOMAIN/s: Galactose oxidase/kelch, beta-propeller (InterPro:IPR011043), Kelch-type beta propeller (InterPro:IPR015915); BEST Arabidopsis thaliana protein match is: Galactose oxidase/kelch repeat superfamily protein (TAIR:AT4G39580.1); Has 148 Blast hits to 148 proteins in 3 species: Archae - 0; Bacteria - 0; Metazoa - 0; Fungi - 0; Plants - 148; Viruses - 0; Other Eukaryotes - 0 (source: NCBI BLink).) → MRVDRSSSSSTVSLLEGKIYVAGGFDPKTHTWSSVTSPSAVIRNESVAEHKSLGLGGKFYLFGYDSDKSAVVYNPKEDNVLFYRFHGLFHWYDYKGNFWKQVNGLGPVACTEKVAILAALDTFDNAR, encoded by the exons ATGCGGGTGGACCGGAGCTCCTCTTCCTCCACTGTAAGTCTACTTGAGGGGAAGATATATGTAGCAGGAG GGTTTGATCCAAAGACTCACACTTGGAGCTCTGTGACTAGCCCTAGCGCGGTGATACGGAATGAAAGTGTAGCTGAACACAAAAGCTTGGGACTTGGTGGAAAATTCTACCTCTTTGGTTATGACTCAGATAAGTCTGCGGTGGTTTACAATCCCAAAGAAG ACAACGTCTTGTTCTATAGGTTTCACGGACTCTTCCATTGGTATGACTATAAGGGAAACTTTTGGAAGCAAGTGAATGGTCTTGGGCCAG TTGCTTGTACGGAGAAAGTAGCGATTCTCGCAGCCCTCGATACGTTTGACAACGCAAGATGA
- a CDS encoding Zinc finger C-x8-C-x5-C-x3-H type family protein (Zinc finger C-x8-C-x5-C-x3-H type family protein; FUNCTIONS IN: zinc ion binding, nucleic acid binding; INVOLVED IN: biological_process unknown; LOCATED IN: cellular_component unknown; CONTAINS InterPro DOMAIN/s: Zinc finger, CCCH-type (InterPro:IPR000571); BEST Arabidopsis thaliana protein match is: Zinc finger C-x8-C-x5-C-x3-H type family protein (TAIR:AT5G63260.2); Has 35333 Blast hits to 34131 proteins in 2444 species: Archae - 798; Bacteria - 22429; Metazoa - 974; Fungi - 991; Plants - 531; Viruses - 0; Other Eukaryotes - 9610 (source: NCBI BLink).): MSEEKFPERPGEPECSYYLRTGNCYLKQNCKYHHPKNITPSEPQCTLNDKGLPLRPGQAICPHYSRFGICRSGPTCKFDHFT, encoded by the coding sequence atgTCTGAAGAAAAATTCCCAGAACGTCCAGGCGAACCAGAGTGCAGCTATTATCTTAGAACTGGAAACTGTTATCTGAAACAAAACTGCAAATACCATCACCCGAAGAATATAACGCCGAGCGAGCCTCAATGTACTCTCAATGACAAGGGCTTACCATTAAGACCTGGTCAAGCCATTTGCCCGCATTACAGTCGCTTCGGCATTTGCAGATCCGGTCCGACTTGTAAATTCGACCATTTTACCTAA
- a CDS encoding uncharacterized protein (unknown protein; FUNCTIONS IN: molecular_function unknown; INVOLVED IN: biological_process unknown; LOCATED IN: endomembrane system; EXPRESSED IN: 22 plant structures; EXPRESSED DURING: 13 growth stages; Has 30 Blast hits to 30 proteins in 12 species: Archae - 0; Bacteria - 0; Metazoa - 0; Fungi - 0; Plants - 30; Viruses - 0; Other Eukaryotes - 0 (source: NCBI BLink).): MANKIAMFLSEAMNNNAVINTCLGVSFVVLGLRSDKQQKYVEALAEQKESLFKSNKAMKLTMWEWKQQLFAEAASAGNAAVVPLSTLKAIYGEVTTTTNQSGDTAKEDSKVSTPKIMI, from the exons ATGGCGAACAAGATTGCAATGTTTCTCTCGGAAGCAATGAACAACAATGCTGTGATAAACACGTGTCTAGGAGTATCGTTTGTGGTTTTGGGATTGAGATCTGATAAACAGCAGAAGTATGTTGAGGCCTTAGCAGAGCAGAAGGAGTCACTCTTCAAGTCTAATAAGGCAATGAAACTCACCATGTGGGAGTGGAAACAGCAGCTCTTTGCTGAAGCTGCCTCTGCGGGTAATGCCGCGGTTGTTCCTTTGTCGACGCTTAAGGCCATCTATGGTGAAGTTACCACCACAACCAATCAATCTG GTGACACAGCCAAGGAAGATTCTAAAGTGTCCACTCCCAAGATCATGATATGA
- a CDS encoding Protein kinase superfamily protein — MSCFGWCGSEDFRNATDTGPRPAHNPAGYNGGHYQRADPPMNQPVIPMQPISVPAIPVDELRDITDNYGSKTLIGEGSYGRVFYGVLKSGGAAAIKKLDSSKQPDQEFLSQISMVSRLRHDNVTALMGYCVDGPLRVLAYEFAPKGSLHDTLHGKKGAKGALRGPVMTWQQRVKIAVGAARGLEYLHEKVSPQVIHRDIKSSNVLLFDDDVAKIGDFDLSDQAPDMAARLHSTRVLGTFGYHAPEYAMTGTLSSKSDVYSFGVVLLELLTGRKPVDHTLPRGQQSLVTWATPKLSEDKVKQCVDARLLGEYPPKAVGKLAAVAALCVQYEANFRPNMSIVVKALQPLLNPPRSAPQTPHRNPY, encoded by the exons ATGAGCTGTTTTGGTTGGTGTGGGAGTGAGGATTTTCGCAACGCTACTGACACTGGCCCAAGGCCAGCGCATAACCCAGCAG GTTACAATGGAGGCCACTACCAAAGAGCTGATCCACCCATGAACCAGCCTGTTATTCCCATGCAGCCTATTTCTGTACCAGCCATTCCAGTGGATGAGCTGAGAGATATAACTGATAACTATGGTTCAAAGACCTTGATCGGCGAGGGTTCTTATGGAAGAGTGTTTTATGGTGTTCTTAAAAGCGGTGGTGCAGCTGCCATCAAGAAACTTGACTCTAGTAAGCAGCCAGATCAAGAATTTCTTTCCCAG ATATCAATGGTTTCGAGATTGCGACATGACAATGTTACTGCACTTATGGGCTATTGTGTTGATGGCCCTCTCCGTGTTCTTGCTTATGAATTTGCTCCTAAAGGATCTCTTCATGATACTCTTCATG GCAAAAAAGGTGCCAAAGGAGCACTTAGAGGTCCTGTTATGACGTGGCAACAGAGAGTCAAAATCGCCGTTGGTGCGGCCAGAGGACTTGAGTACTTGCATGAGAAGGTGAGCCCTCAGGTTATCCACCGAGACATCAAATCCAGCAACGTACTTctgtttgatgatgatgttgccAAAATTGGTGATTTTGATCTGTCTGATCAAGCCCCTGACATGGCTGCTCGCCTTCACTCAACTCGTGTGCTAGGAACCTTTGGCTACCACGCTCCAGA ATATGCAATGACAGGAACGTTGAGCTCAAAGAGCGATGTGTACAGTTTTGGCGTTGTTCTGCTGGAGCTCCTAACTGGTCGTAAACCAGTCGATCATACCTTACCGCGTGGACAACAAAGTCTAGTGACATGG GCAACCCCTAAACTAAGTGAAGACAAAGTGAAGCAATGCGTTGATGCAAGACTACTCGGAGAGTACCCTCCCAAAGCTGTTGGCAAG CTAGCTGCAGTGGCTGCACTCTGTGTGCAATATGAGGCAAATTTCAGACCAAACATGAGCATTGTGGTGAAGGCACTTCAACCTCTTTTAAACCCTCCTCGTTCTGCTCCGCAGACTCCACATAGGAACCCCTACTGA